A segment of the Capra hircus breed San Clemente chromosome 19, ASM170441v1, whole genome shotgun sequence genome:
TATTCAGCCATGGAAACCTGACCTAGACTGGTGAGGACAAGACCTTCTAGGAGGCCTTCCCCTGCCAGCAGGCCTGAGAAGTGGACAGACTCAGAAATCAACAAAGACAGGCCCCCAGCTCCCCAGTACCACAGAGAAGGTCCAAGAACAGCTGCTTACTGTGGGCTGCCAGACACCTCAGCCACAGAGATGACATGAAACAAAAATTGCTCCAAAGCCCCAACAGCTCCCCGTTCCCTTCAGCTTTCTGAGCTCTTCTACTCCCCCAGCTCCCCTGCTCGGCCTCCTTGCTCATCACTTGTGCAGGACACACTTCTGCCTCCAAGCTTCTGTGTTGCTCCCCCTGCCTGGAAGGCTCTTCTGCCGGACGTGGGCGTGGCTCTCTCTGCAACCCCTGCAGGTTTTCACTTACTGGTCACCTTTGCAATAAGGCCTTCTTGACCACTAACATAAAAACAGGCCTTCCCAGCAGCCCCATGTCCCGTTCCAGCTCTCCGTTGCATGGCACTGTGTTAATACCTAACATGCCGCGTATTGCACTTGTTTGCCTCGTTTCTCACCAGCATTCCCCACTAGACTACAAGCTCCGTGAGGTCAAGGATGCTGCCTTGTTTTCTGCTCGTCTCCTCAGACAGTGCCAGGGGTTTACGAAGGATGATAAACATGATAAACACTGTTGAGTGAAGCGACACGTGCtcggtcgcttcagttgtgtccaactctttgcgaccctatgggctgtagccaggctcctctgtccatgggattctctggcaagaatactggagtgggttgtcatgccctcctccaagggatcttcctgactcagggatcaaacccatgtctcctgcggctcctgcatggcaggtgggttctttatcactgaaccaccggggaagtccgtTGAATGAATGGAATGAATGGGAAGCATCCTAATGCTCCAGAGTGAATGGGAGCACCCCTGCTCTGGAACACTGaaagcactcagcattcttcacacaAACAGGAAGGGCAGGTCAGGCGTCTAGAGCAATACCGCCTATGCTGGTGCCAGGCCTCCCCGCACAACATCCAGAGACAAAAGTACCTCCATGAGCTCATCAATGAACTGATTCCGGGTCTCGGGGTATTCAAGAAGTGTCAGAGCATCCGGGCCCCTGGCAACACCTTCGGGAGCtgccaggaagagagagaagtgaTAAAGTGGCTAAAGACTAGGCAAGACCATCGGTTTGAGAAGTCCTGGTGCATTAATATGGTCACAGACACTGCATTAAAGCCACTTCCTGTTCCAACCCAAAAATGAAGGGTCACCCTTTCCCATTTGTCGCAGCCCTAATCAGGCACCAGGAGCCAACTGCAGTCTGTGAGGAAGACCACagagctgagttccaaagaaccaAGAGTTCCTTCACTTTGGTGGGCATCAAGTCTCATCCTGCACTGCCCTCTAGTGGCTCAGATCACAGTCACAGCCTCTCCACTTGTGGGGAAGGGGGGCCAGGTCAGGCTTCAGAGCCTGTCAGCCCTCTCGGAACATCCCAGACAAAGGCTGACCCACATTCAATATCCAAAGCATTGAGAATTTCTAGGCTTCATTGTAAGAACTCTTCTCTATCCACTACACTCACATCATCAAcaagattttgaaaacaaaaacaggtaacTGTATGAGAAGCGCAGTCTTGGCAGTGtactttttctttgcttctagAGACGCAGGGGTACCCTCGGCCAGGGTTGCAGGGAGCAACACACTCACCCTGGGTTCCGGCTTCCAGCACGGTGATCTGCAGAGCAGTGGCATCGTCTCCCCAGTCCATCTCATCACCCCCAGCTTCCTGGGTGGAGAGCAAAGAACCCCTGCACTGTTGGGAGAACTCCCAGCAAAGGGAGCCAGGATAAACTAAAGCCCTCAATAAGCCCAAGGATGCACATTTCAACTGTATGGAGGACCTCCAGCCCTGATGGAGGTGGCAAAGATGGCAGTGTGGGCCCATGCATATAGGTACCACCTGCCTATAGCCCTACACCTGCCCCAAACACCAAGAGAAAGAGGTCAAAACTCCAACATGTCACTTTGGAAACTCTACCTCCTCCCAAACTATATGTGGTCcaagaactgtgaacttcaagtGATGTCtttgaagagaaagagagaaaactttttttttcctttggccacaCTGAAAGGGAcccgggatctcagttccctgaccggggattgaacccttgccccctgcagtggaagcacggagtcttaaccactggaccactaggaaattcCCAACATGTTTCGTATCACCAAAACAGCAATCACAGAAAGTCCTCAAGAGAGATGGACTGAGAGAGCATCCCAACCTTTGAATCCGATTCCAGGGAGATACCCCAGTCAATTCCAGCAGTCTGGGCAGAGATGCCAGAGTCAGCCCCTTCAGACGCCACCTCCAACCCAAAGTCACCCCAGTCAatctagaagggaaaaaaagtgttagttCAAAGAAGATGGGTGAGAAAAAGGGGCCTGCCTTCTTCTAGGTCTCAGTAGGAAACAACGGCACACTGTTCAAACATAATGGCCTCCAAGCTTCCCAAAGGAGAGTCTGTCTTCAGAGAGCTCAGGGGACTGAAGGGCTCCCAGTTCAAAGCTGACCAGCCTCCTGGGCCTCTTCAGCACTCATCTACCCTGCGGTCTCCAGAAAGCCAGAAAAAAGGAGTAGGGCCTTCTGGGCCCTGACACCTACAGTCTCTCTCACAGGAACACCCCTTTCTTCCCTCCGGACTCTGAGTTCAAaggggacggggcgggggggagggggggggactGAACAATGTCTGAGGGGAGGAAGCGGCTCTCACTCGGCCTGTCTTACCGCGTCTTCTTCCACCTGCTCAGGGGGCTCCTCAAGGTGTGGCCTCTCCACTGCCGTGGGCTCCGTGCCTGTCCTCCACTCATACACCGTGCAGTTCCCCCGCGTCTGCACAAACCGCAGCATCGGCAGCACCTGCTCTGTGGGGCTGCAATGGAGCATGCCACTGACCCTCCTGCTGCCCACTTGTGAGGCCAGGCCCACTGCTGGGCCTGGCACTCAAGTGCCACGAGGGGAAAGCACAAGTGGAGAAGAGAGCTCAGTTGGGGAAGTAGCTCAATGGTTCCCGCCCCTCCTCCACTGGGGAGAAGCCAGGGCCCTCAATACCTTTCGCACACAAACCCCACACAGGCCTGGTACAGGTCAATGGCTTCGCCCAGGGTCTGGGCCGCCGCCCCGATCTCGGCCAGCTGACTTGGTAGGTCCTTCACCAGGGCCAGTAGTTCTCTTCGGACATTGTCCCCCTAGAGAGGATTCACGAGGTGGGCTTAGACAGAAGTGGTGGGAAGTGGAGTCCAGTGGACTAAAGAAAATGTCTGAAGACTAAAGATGGGCAAGAAACTGACCCAAGAAGGGCCCAACCAGCAGAGAAGGAAAGCCCTCCCCAGAAGCAAAGGCACTGGGCCCAGGAAGACAGCCAGGCCCCAGGCATGTGTCCCCCGCCGCGGGAAACCTGGCCTGCTCACCGTGATGCCGTACTGCTTGCACGAGTGGTGGAACTGCTCCCTCATCTCGGCAGCCCCCGCCTGGCCCTCTTCCTCCTTGCGGCTGTAttcctgctgcagctgctggcaCTTGGTGATCTGCTTCTTCAGGGAGGGGATCTCATAGTTGACGTTCCGAACCAGGAGGCTGGAGAGTTCCACTGAGAAAGATGGGCGCAGGAAGTTCACTCCAGACCCCCAGACCTAAGGCAGGCACGCCCCAAGGACATGTGCAAATATACCCTGGCCTGGTGGCTAAGAGCATGGGGGTTGACCTCCCAGCTCCTCCCCTTCCTGGCTGTGGAACCGAGGACAGTCATTTAACCTCTCCAATCCAGTCCTCAACTATTAAACAGAGGTAGTAATATTTATCATGAGAATTAAGAGAATTCATATAAAACTCAAGTATAATTCCTTGTATTTAGTAAGTATTAATATTTGGTCAATATTAGCTATTATAATTATTTACACTGTTAGCAAATACAACCCAAACTACAGTCAGCCTTTTAGTTATTCTCTCAGGCACTTGATACAGGCCCCAGGTCAGCCTGTGCCTCTTCTGCCCAGTGGAGCAGAGGGTTGCCGGGGGAGCTAGTCATCAAGAGGTGACCGGCAGAAGACCCATAAGCACCCATCCAAACGCCCACAACCTGCCTGGTGGTCATCCTCCTCCCAACACTcattgaaatttattttcccaccTCACAAATATCTACACACcagcctctctccccacatgAACTGTACCTCCTAGAAGCCCAGTGTCTCCAAATTCGAGGAGGGAGCCTCCCCGTGGACACTGGGACTCCCAGGTTGGGCCCCTTACCTAGGTAGGTGTTGTCCTTCTCATATAGGGCTACGATCTCCTGCCAATCctaagaaaagaaacaggaagtgAGCCAGGAGAGCAGCCACATCCCAGCTCAATCGCCCAACAGGGGACACTCTCCCAGTCTCTGCATCCTCATCCTCCTTCATAATGCTGGCTGGACCACCCACTTCAAGAGTATGGTGCCAAAGAGTGATTCCCAAAGCAAATGGAAACCCAGGGGTAGGgacacaaggagttggacatgactgagcgactgatactTCCACTTTCAGGATCTACTTTTGGCATAAACTACGGGGACAGAGAGAAAGCTGAGGAAATATTCCATGGGGGCATCTCCAATGGATCCTCAGCGAGACCAGACAGCCTCTGACCCCCTGGACTGGATGCCTCCAGCTGCGCGTTACCACCGTCACCCATACTTGCCTTCATTCGCTGTGAAGAGTACCGGCCGAAAATATTTTTTGTGGAGGCTTCAGTGCCTTTGAGAAGCTCCACAATTCTTAGGCAGTGGAAGTAGTGAATGTctgcaaagcaaagaaaaacaaagactttGGAAATAACAGTCTCTAACCCACCACTGCGGCCACCGCATATGGCTGACTCATGTATATGCCAGTAACTTTAGAGGGCACAGCTCTCCCCTTCATCATTTTGTGTTGAAATAAACCAGCCTCTATACCCCAAATAAAAGCCTCTCTTTCTTTAGAGGTCAGTCCTACGACTAAAGAAAGGGGAACAGCTCAGCAGATATATACCACCCCAAGAAAGACGGGGGTCCAGTAATGCAGCCCCGAAGCACTCACAGGATCCAGAGAGCAGCTGGGCGATCTCTTGGCTCTCTGGCATGTCCTGGATGGCGGCATTGATCTTCTCTCGGATGGTCAATACTAGACTCTGCCATTTCAGGTTGCAGTGCCTTCTGTCTACCAGCCAGTCTATAGCAGAAACCCAAATCATAGCATTCCCATGGCCAAAACTGCATCACTGATTCAAGTGAAATATGCTAAGGCATTGGCTAAAAGTTGTACTCATATGGTTAAGGTGTGGGGGTCACGGGAAGATGGGAATGAAGACAGGCTCAAAGGGATGCTTGGGGCTAAACAGATTCCAGCAACCTAACTTTATCCACAATGTGACTTTATAAAGTAACTGCCTCAACACAGGATAAAGGAAAGCTATCAATTGGTCCTGACATCAAAGTGACACTTTGGACCACTCTAAATTCTCCATGATATTTTTGCTCCCATGGATAATTATATCTTTCTTACTGACAGAGGATGCCATTCAATTTCTATTTTCTCAGGGCTGGGATTAACCATGACAATGAAAAACACAAGACAGTTACACCAAATACCAGATGAATGAACAACTGCAAAGCCCCTAAGGACTAAATAACACTGGTCTACTCTTACCAGCGAAGCACCACCCTGCACACATGGATACCAGTGTGACTGATCTCCTGGATTCTGGGCCAGATCTGTTTTTAGTTGAGGGTATAGGTGGATGAGAGCCATGTACATTTCCTCATAGGAGAGAGCTAAGACCTAGACTTTGTGGTCAGCTGGTCCTGGTTCTAATTACCAACTTTCTTGGGCAAGTctctcaacctctctgtgcctcagtttctctacatgtaaaatggggatgataaataTACTGAGTACAAACGGTAGAACACTGAACATCGTGCCTGGTGCATGGCAAGGGCTCAATGAATTGTAgtgatcttcattttcataaTGTTAAGCCCATAAAACAGCACTTGGTATAGAATAAACCCTCAATAAATGGTTGGGTTTTTACCGGTCCTTTTCAGGACCAATAACAAGCATATACATCAAGAGTGTACAGGTCCTGAAGAGCTGGGACAAATccaaaatgaagttaaagacgCTCACTAAGTGGCCACCTTGCCCTTGTTAAGAAATCTGCTAACTGGTCAAATGCTGGGAGCCCACACTAGTTATCAGTTATCTCCCCATTGCTGCACTCCACTAAAATctccaaaaacaaaaattatgtagATGTCACAGAAGTAGAAGCAAAGGGACGACACAATCAAACAGATGTCATCTTAATGACACAACTGGCATCAAAACAATTAATTCAAAGACCATTTAAAAATCCAGGAGCTGTGCATCGCCCTAGAGGGGTCAGAGTGAAGAGGCCCTTCCCTGGCTCTGAACTAGAGAGAAGGTATATAGACGCGATACAGACAGCAGGGAGATGGTCTGGCCAttaaaaggttttcttttcaactggaCCTACGTGCCTCTTCCTCctaaagtcaaaggaaaaaataaaaaggaagaaaggttttttttcccAGCGTAATACAGTACTGGAACCTGACAGACTTAGGTTCTAACTTCAGATCTGCCATTCAGCAGCTGATCATCTTTAAGGTAAGCCTTCaactctcctctgtccctgaaataTATGATTGACAACATGTTATATACGTTTAAATAGAAAACACAGGTCAAGTATAGACTCTATGCATGGTTCATTCCCGCTCCTTTTAGTGAGGCAGGTCCAGACACAGATGGGAGCACAGAACAGAGCGAGTGGTCGGCGGGTCCGCTGTTGGTGACAGAGGGCCAGGGGGCCAGGTCTCCCCTTGACAGCTAGGTGAGCGGGGGCTCCCCTCCTACCGAGTAGCTTGCTGGTCTGGATGTCGATGGGCACGTGCTGATGGTCCTGGCGGGAAACACGGCGGGGAAAGGTGCGTGAGTGCTGCGAGCGGACAAGCCGCTCGAGCGCTCACTTCATCGCCCCAACCGCCACCCTGCGGGGCCAGCACAACGGGCCGGGGAGGGCGCCCCCGGAGAGAGCCTGAGGAAGCATGTCAGGAAAGGACAGGCTGAACTCAGCCCAGGGGCCCCAGGGCAGCCCCCCATTTCCCCAGCTGCTGTTCCCCCACCTGCATCTTTCCTCCACTTCCGTTTCCGGCCTCCGACCGGGCCACGCCCCGCCTACCACTAATCCCGGGCTGTTGTGGCTGAGCCTCGGGTTAGGCACAGACGGGTCTTCTCGGGCCACGTCACCGCCTTCCTCAGAGCCAATCGGGAAGCGCGCTCCATCCCAGGCCTCAAGCCCCACCCACGCCGGGGTTCCGAGTGGCTGAGCCCGGGAAGGGCGGGAGAAGAGGAGCCAGCCAATGGGAGACGCGAGGCGGGCTCAAGACCTGGCAGGAGCCGGGGCGCCAGGAAAGGGCTGCAGAGGCGGCAGAATCCCGGCAGGTGGCGCCCTGGAGCTGGTCCCAGTCGCTCCCGGCCAGACAGGCGCGCAGCCCTCTGCGTACGAGTCTGCCGACAGGGTCCTAGCGCCTACTGAGGAACCTAGAGGTCCTtgatgttgtttatttatttctttttttaatgatgtcattgttttattttgaacATAAGTGGGAAAAAATTTTGAATACAAGAGTAGAAATGCAATTCCAGAGGAAAACATTCCAGTGCATTGTGGTTCTTTGTGGGGTAGAAGATGGTGATAATGCTGCCCATAACTTGATGTTGTTTAGatacgctcagtcgtatccgactctttgcgaccccatgaataggagcactccaggcttccctgtcgtaaACCATCCCccggagttttctcagactcatgtccattgagtcggtgatgccatccaaccatctcatcctctgtcgcccccttctcctcctgcccccaatatttcctagcatcaaggtcttttccaatgagtcaactcttcgcatcaggtggccaaagtattgaagcttcagcttcagcatcagtccttccagtgaatagtcagggttgacttcctttaggattgactggtttgatctccttgcagtccaagagactctcaagaagaGTCTTTTTAGAAACGCCCTACTTGCCTCTCTTTACCGTGGATCATGGTTTAAAAGTCTTTTGTGGCACATTACCTTCTCACTGAATTTATGTAATAGACAAGTGTTGAACACCTGCTACGTGTTATTTGATTagggcagggatggggagggaggagggtcacAGGAGGCATCCCAAAAAGCACCTAAATTGAGTGTTAAAAGAAGAGCTGCAGAAAGAGGGAGATGTGGGAGTGGTGTTCCGGGTGGAGTAGACTGTACAAAGCTTTGCAGGCTTTGCAACGAGGTGCAGGGAAAAACGGGCGGGAAAGACTAGCAAGATAACTACAGGAGTCCCGTGTATAATTAAAATGCCCTTGTTAAAATATATGAactggacttccttgatggtgcAGTAGATAGGAATCCACTTGACactgcaggggacctggatttgatccctggtctgggaagatgccacatgcctcggagcaactaaccTGTGTGTCACAATTACTgggcccatgctctagagcccaggagccacaactactgagcctgtgagcctagagcctgagcttcgcaacaagagaagctaccacattgagaagcccctgcaccacaactggagagagtAGCCACCACTCTTtgaagctagagaaagcctgtgggcagcaacaaagacccagtgcaaccaaataaataaatatctatataaaCTGCATAGGTCTCACACTTATGAAGCCGGCCCTTCAGACAGACCAGATTCTGTGCTGTGATTTGTTTGAGGCAGAGGGTGGCTGGAGAAGGGACTGTAAAGGAGGAAGGGTGGTATCATATCATATCATCTCAGGAAGGAACTTGGACTTCACCCCTGCAGGGAGAGAGGAACCACTGGAGGGTTTCAAGGCTTTGAGGATTGAGGCAAAGAGGGACCTGTACAAACTGACTGCAGAGACTGATGGATTCGTGGGAGGTAAGGCTGAAGGCAAGGAGACTGTTAAAAGGTTATTATGCAAGAGTTAGAGCTTGACCtgacacagagacatgaggaggaagagaaggactgGATTTCAAAGATGGTTTGGAGGAAAATGGACAGGACTTGGCAGTTGGTTGGCTGTGTGGGTGGGGAGTGGGACAACAGGGTGACGCATAGGTGGTTGAGTGGGAGTGCCCCACCTAATTCAGGGATGCAGGATACTGAGCATCCTGCAGGGGGTGAGGAGGAGGGCATCTCAGCTTTGAACCTGTGGGGCTGGTGGCCCAGGGAGACTCCCCTGTGAGAAGTGTGCAAGAGGCACTTGGGTCTGCAGCTCTGGAATTCAGGGGGCTGGAGATACAGCTTTGGAGAGCTGTAGGCTGACTCATGTGCATCCAGGTTGTGGCTGAAGCTGAGGGAGAGCATGAGATGGGTCCAGAAGTGCAGAGGAGAGAGGGTGGGCAGGGGATCTCACAAGACTGGATGTGCCATTTTGCACCCTTCCCCTTCCAGGTTGTTAGCTCCTCCAGGAGGCTCTGCCTGAGTCATTTTAAGCGACCAACCTCCCCTACCACCTCTGCCCAGCACATCACTTGGGGCTtagtaaattttttattgaactgTGTGATGTGATAGGGCAGTGAGAAGACCTAGATTCCTGACCAGTGAAATCTTGGACCATTTCGATAAGCTCTCTGCTAGCCACAGTTTCCTCCACATGGAGATAAAACATCCTGACCATCTCAGGGTATTTCTATTTACAAGCTTAAATAAACAAACCCACTAGATGTATGTAACTCTTTATAGTTTACAACATACTTTCAtagatttgtttttctcattatttgcaaactctgtgtgtgtctatgaaaCATTAATCATTATTGTTATAGAAGGAGTTGAAAGTCTTCCATAAAAATGGCTCATAGGgcagaactaagagcctcttcaGGGCTCTCTCATGGGAATTTGGCTCCCATCGTAGAATCCTGACTCAGGCTATAGGAATGGCTGGAGCTTCCCCATGATTAAACAAACTTACTGGGTTCCAACTATGTGTTCCTAGCTCCCTGGGACATCCCAAGAAGCATGGCCCTGCCCCACCCTCAAGGTGCATCTCTCCTCCTTGAACCAacaggcagggcagggcagggcagggggcaggatgAGTCTGGAAGGCCCAGCCCTGGTAAGGTGGTGGAGGCAGAGACCACCAGCACTTCACCCCCACCCACTTGCAGCACCCCAGGTGACTCATGCGGAAAGAAGGGTGTTTGAGAACAGCTCTGGCCGAGTGCTAGCGTCAGGGTGGTGGCCCCAGAGAGCGTAGGGGTCCGGATTTTGTGCAGTATCTGCACTGTTTGTCCTTTTCTGAGGCCATCGAGAGGCTCAGGGCCAATGGGCAGGTAAGCACACAAGTCGTCTGGCCTCTAGGGCATCGAGATCCTTGGGGCTCCCATCCTCTGGAAAGTGGCAGAGAGAGGCTGTGAAAGGCTCTGACGGTGAATCTCAATTCTTTGCTGATTTAGCAGGTGGGGTGCTGTCGGGGGAGGGGTAGCACTTAGGAAGGTGAGGAAGAAGACAGGAGGCCTGTGGAGGCTTTAGACAGGAAAGCACAGGGCCCCGGGGTGCTGTGTATGCAGGCTGCCTTGCCCTCCTTTGTTGTTAGCTTGCTTATTAAGTGGTAGTCTGTGCCGAGCGCCAGTGTAGATCTAGATGTTTTACAAGCCTTATCTAATTTGATCCTTCCAAACAACCTTATAATCTGGTACTGTTATTAGCCAAGTTTTAAAGGCAAGGGAGCCAAAGCTCAGGtaattaagtaacttgtccaagatcataGAGCTGGTAGTTGGTGAGGCTGGGATCCAAACTCAGGCCTGTCTGGCTCCCCAGCCCGCATTCTTGTTCTCCGTGGGATGTGGCCTCTCTGGCAGCCCTGCCTGCTGCATTCACACAGCTGGGCCACTACAGCCGCAgacctcttcctccctcctcttcgGCCCAATTCCCACTTTCTACCCTGATGTTGTGTCAGACAGTCAGCACCCCCACCTTGGCAATTCCTGGCCTTTACCAAAGTTCTTTCTTACCACGCCCCATTCTGGGCAAGAAGGTCCATTGCACATGTTCTTGCAATATCTATAAAAGGAAGGTTTACCCTTGACATTCAAATAATCCATTTATTTTATCTACCCTATGTTTATGACTTTATGGTCCATGTCTTATGTGTGTTTGCTCACAGCAACACTGACTGTGCtctgcgcatgtgtgtgtgtgtgtgtgtgtgtgtgtgtgtgtgtgtgtgtgtgtgtctgcctgctGGGCTGAAGGCTCTGAAAACTCAGCATTCTCAGCTGGCCTCTTGCTGGTTGCAGTGTAGTCTCTGGGTTGGTCTTTGCAGTCTGTCTCCCTAGCTAGTCAGTGAGCACCTTGTGGGCAGGGAGTGCAGGCCTGTTCATCTCTGGGACCCCAGCCCCTGAGTGTCAGGGGCTTAATGGATGCttgtggaggaaggagagaagatgcAGCTGGTGCAGGGAGGTATTTAGCGGTGAGCGGGGACCATGATCACTCGGCCTGGAGGGAGGGCTATGCATGCCCCAGTTCTTTCCTTCAACCCTCCCCCTACAGCTCAGGACTTGGAGTCACTTGGAGCTCGAGGGAGGAATTTGAGGCAAAGATATTAGGGCTGGTTAGCTTCATAAGCTAAGCATAAGCCAGAAGGCCCATGAGGTGCCAGTCAGCTGGGTGGTGCTCTGGGACCCATGATAAACCCTGGCCACCatgccctctccttcccttcaccTTTGTTAGTCGTCTAAGGGAAAACAACTCACCGGGGAGTTTCATGAATTGGGTTCAAGGTGTCATCTTCTGAGGATTGCCCCTGCGTTCCATGGTTTCTTCATCCCCATCATGGCAGGTGGAGGGAATCTGCTCTTTCACGGGGAGGAAAACCAAGCCCATTGCCACACCTCTCACCTCTTTAGCCTCTCTTCCCATTCTGTTCAATGTTAGTTACCCTCTATTTGTCAAGCACTATTTGCCAAGGTGGGCCttccaggtggctccgtggtaaagaatctgcctgtcaatgcaagagtgtcaggagacgtgggttcagtccctggatcagaagatcccctggagtaggaaatggcaactcactccagtattcttgcctggaaaatgccatggacagaggaccctggaggactacagtccatggggtcacaaagagtcagatgtgactgagtgactgaatacatTTGCCAATGTGTTGGAGACCTTAACATAAGACATGGTCTCAGCCCTCCAAGGAAATGACTGTATGATATGTGAGAGGCCCACcacattctaaattccataacaGCACATCCAGAGCCTAACTCTGTGCTCATGCATAGTAAGTGCTTAAAAAAATCCATACAGACAAAATAAGAGGGATGCTTAGAgggttaaagaaacagaaaaggggGAGTATCCCTCTTAACTGGTGGGGTAAAGGCATGAGATGGGGATGGAAAACCGTCAGAGCAGACTCCTGGGAGAAGTAATACTTGAGCTGAGTCTGGTAGGATGGGAACGAactgtgggaggagggagaggagggaggagaggcatGTAAGTGATGGGTGTCATTCTAGGAAGAGGAAGTAAGTAACATGGATAAAGCACATAGGTGAGAGACAGCATGGCTGTTCCACAAGAAGTCTGTTGTGGGATATTCATGGGAAGAGAAATCAGGTTGAAGAGACTGGCAAGATGAGACCATGAGGAAAACTCAGGTCCCTGACGAAGGGTTGAAATTTTATCCTGTAGATCAGATTTCCCAACTAATAGGCAGCCGATATCTGTCAAGCTATAGAGTTGTGCAAAGAGCCCAAGAATCCATAAAAGCAGTTGTATTATTTTAGTGCTAGAAGGACAACAGTGGGCAGGTGGAGACATTTTTCTGTGTTGCAAAAGGATCTTTTTAGAGAACAGGAAACCCAAATGGCCAATACATGTGTGAAAAGACTCTCAGTCTTACTAGAAACTCCCTGTATGGTTAactggggctgctgtaacaactTATCACCAAGCAGGtgctttaatgggcttccctggtggctcagatggtaaaaagatccacctgtaatgcagaagacctgggtttgatcctcaggttgggaagatcccctggaggtgggcatggcaacccactccagtattcctggagaatccctgtggacagaggagcctggtgggctacagtccatggggtccc
Coding sequences within it:
- the CDK5RAP3 gene encoding CDK5 regulatory subunit-associated protein 3, whose protein sequence is MQDHQHVPIDIQTSKLLDWLVDRRHCNLKWQSLVLTIREKINAAIQDMPESQEIAQLLSGSYIHYFHCLRIVELLKGTEASTKNIFGRYSSQRMKDWQEIVALYEKDNTYLVELSSLLVRNVNYEIPSLKKQITKCQQLQQEYSRKEEEGQAGAAEMREQFHHSCKQYGITGDNVRRELLALVKDLPSQLAEIGAAAQTLGEAIDLYQACVGFVCESPTEQVLPMLRFVQTRGNCTVYEWRTGTEPTAVERPHLEEPPEQVEEDAIDWGDFGLEVASEGADSGISAQTAGIDWGISLESDSKEAGGDEMDWGDDATALQITVLEAGTQAPEGVARGPDALTLLEYPETRNQFIDELMELEIFLSQRAVEMSEEADILSVSQFQLAPAILQGQTKAKMVTMVSALQDLIGRLTSLRMQHLFMILASPRYVDRVTELLQQKLKQSQLLALKKELMVQKQQEALQEQAVLEPKLDLLLEKTKELQKLIEADISKRYNGRPVNLMGTSL